In Bradyrhizobium paxllaeri, the genomic stretch TCGTCGTCGAGATAGCCGACGTCACCGAGCGTCGACCACCCCTTATCGTTGTAGGCCTTCTTCGTCTTCTCGGGATCGTTGTGATAGGCGAAGGCGGGCGCGTCGGCGAAGTAGACGGTGCCGATTTCGCCGGTCGGCCGCTCCTCGTCGTTCTCGTCCAGGATTTTCACCTTGCCGACCACGGCGCGGCCGACGGTGCCGCGATGGGTGAGCCATTGCTGCGAGGTCGAGACCGTGACGCCGTTGCCTTCGGAGCCGGCGTAGTACTCGATCAGGATCGGCCCCCACCATTCGATCATTTTTGCTTTCACGTCGACCGGGCAGGGCGCTGCGGCATGGATCGCGCCCTTCAGGGTCGAGACGTCGTAGCGGGCGCGCACTTCGTCGGGTAGCTTCAGCATGCGCACGAACATGGTCGGCACCAGCTGCGACTGCGTGACCTTGTATTTTCCGACCAGCTTCAGGAATTCCTCGGCGTCGAAGTGCTCCATGATGATGGAGGTGCCGCCGAGCGTGATTGCCATCATGTTGAAGCGCAAGGGAGCGGCATGATAGAGCGGCGCCGGCGACAGATAGATGCTGTCGGAATTCATGCCGCACATGTCGGCGCAGAGAATTTTCAAGAGCGGATTCGGCACGTCGATCGCCTTGCCCTCGAACTCCTTCTTGATGCCCTTCGGCCGCCCGGTGGTGCCCGACGAATAGAGCATGTCGTAGCCGGCGACCTCGTCCGCGATCGGCGTCACGGGCATCGCAATCGCTTCCCTGTCGAAGGAGCGGAAGCCGGGCGCGGGCTCATCCACCATGAAGAACAGCGGCTCGCCGGGTTCGCCCTTGATCAGCCCCGTGACCTTGTCGGCGCATTGCGGCGTGGTGATGAAAACCTTGGCGCCGCAATCCTTGACGATGTAGGCGATCTCTTCCTCGGTGAGGTAGCGGCTGATCGCGGTGTAATAGAGACCCGCACGCTGCGCGGCCCAGCAGATCTCCATGAACGCCAGCCGGTTCTCCATCAGGAAGGCGATGTGGTCGCCGGCCTTCAACCCAAGTGAACGGAACAGATGCGCGCCTTGGTTCGAGAGCTCGTCGAGCTCGCGATAGGTGATCGCCTTGCCGGTCGCCGCCATCTGATAGGCGATCTTGTTCGGCTGGGTGCGGGCGTAGACGGACGGATGGGTCATGGGTGTTTCCTCAATAAGAAAATGGCGAGCAGGAAGCGCACTTCCTGCCCGCCAGTCGCCGATCGCCTTTGTTGTTCTTAGAGTCGCTCGACGATCGTAACGTTGGCCATGCCGCCGCCTTCGCACATGGTCTGCAGGCCGTAACGCTTGTTGTTCTGCTTCAGGGCATTCACTAGCGTGGTCATCAGCTTGGTGCCGGAGCCGCCGAGCGGATGGCCGAGCGCGATCGCGCCGCCATTGACATTGAGCCTTGAAGGGTCGGCGCCGGTCGTCTTCAGCCATGCCACCGGCACCGCGGCAAAGGCTTCGTTGACCTCGAACAGGTCGATGTCGTTGATCGACATGCCGGCCTTTTCCAGCGCGCGCTTGGTGGCATGCAGTGGCGCGTCCAGCATGATCACGGGATCGCCGCCCATCATGGTCATGTGATGGATGCGCGCCAGCGGCTTGACGCCGAGCGACTTCAGGCCCTTCTCGTTGACGACCATCACGCCGGAGGCGCCGTCGCAGATCTGGCTGGCGCTGGCGGCGGTGTGTTTGCCGTTTTCCGCGATCAGCTTGACGCCCTTGATGCCATCAAGGCTGGCGTCGAAGCGGATGCCTTCGTCGATATGGTGGGTGTCGGTCGAATTGTCGGCGCGGGTGATCTGCAGCGGAACGATCTCGTCCTTGAACTTGCCGCCTTGCGTCGCCGCGATCGCGCGCTGATGGCTGTTGTAGGAATATTCGTCGAGCTGGTCCTTGGAGAGGCCGTACTTCTCCGCCATCATCTCCGCGCCGGTGAACTGGCTGAACACGATGTTCGGATACTTTTGTTCGATGCCCGGGCTCTTGTAGTGGCCAAAGCCGTTCTTGGCGGGCAGCGACGAGGCGAGACCCATCGGTACGCGCGTCATCGATTCCACGCCCGCCGCAATCACGATGTCCATGCTGCCTGCCATCACCGCCTGCGCCGCAAAGTGCAGCGCCTGCTGCGAGGAACCGCACTGGCGGTCGACCGAGGTCGCGGGCACGCTCTCAGGAAGTTTCGAGGCCATCACCGCGTTGCGGGCAATGTTGTTGGACTGTTCTCCGGCCTGCATCACGCAGCCCATGATGACGTCTTCGATCTGGGCGGGATCGACGCCGGAGCGATCGACCAGCGAATTCAGCACGGAAGCGGCGAGATCGGCCGGGTGCCAGCCCGCGAGACGTCCCCCCTTGCGGCCGCCCGCGGTGCGCGCAGCGGCGACGATATAGGCCTCGGCCATTCCTGTTCTCCCTGATCGTTGTTGGTGAGTTTTCGAAGATGGGGCGGATTAAAGGGGTGTGTCGGGATTTAGTCAATCAATCAATTAACTCTTGAGTGCAGCCGCGGCATGCGCTTATGTGCGGTCAGATTTCCCGCCCTCAGCCGTGATGAGATCGCCGTTGAATACCAGCGTACCGACCAGGCTTGCGAACGGCAAAAATACCACCGCCGAGAAGCTGCTTGTCGCCGCGAGCGAACTGATGATCGAGCGCGCCTCGATCGAGGTCTCCCTGTCCGACATCGCGCAGAAGTCGGGCGTCAACGCCGCGCTGGTGAAATATCATTTCGGCAACAAGGACGGCCTGTTGCTGGCGCTCCTGGCGCGCGATGCCGCGACCGAGATGTCGCAGCTCGAATACCTCATCAGCCAGCCGATCACGCCGACCGCGAAACTGCGCCTGCATATCGGCGGCATCATCCGCGCCTATCACCAGTTCCCCTATATGAACCGGCTGATCCACTATCTCCTGCACGAGAGCAGCGCGGAAGCCGCCGACGAAGTCTCGCAATTCTTCGTCGCGCCCTTGCTGAACTTCCACCGCCGCCTGCTCGCCGAGGGCGTCAAGGCCGGCGAGTTCCGCGATATCGATCCGGTGCTGTTCTACACCAGCCTGATCGGCGCCTGCGATCACCTGTTCTTCGGCCGCCACGCGATGTCGCGCGCGACCGGGGTGGGTCCCGTCACCGACGAAGTCTGCCGCGACTACATCAAGCACATGGAAGCGCTGATCTTCGGCGGCATGCTGAACGGGAAGGAAAAGGGTGCCGCCGCCGGATGACGAAAGCGACACTTCAGTAGCCTGCAAATCCAGAGAAGAAACGCACCAAGGAAAGGTAGTTACCATGCAGTTGCAAGACGTAGCCGTTCTCATCACCGGCGGTGGCTCGGGCCTCGGCGCCGCGACCGCCCGCGCCATGGCCGCCAAGGGCGCGAAAATCGGCGTCATCGACCAGAACAAGGAAAACGCCGAGAAGGTTGCTGTCGAGGTGAAGGGCATAGCTCTCCACGCCGACGTCACCGATGAGGAAGCGATCAAGGCGGCGATTGCCAAGGCCGAAGCCGCGCACGGCATCGCGCGCGTCTTGATGAATTGCGCCGGCATCGGCGGCTCGCAGCGCGTCGTCGGCAAGGACGGCGTCTATCCGCTGGCAAAGTTCGTCCGCATCATCAACGTCAATCTAATTGGCACCTTCAACGTGCTACGCCTGTTCGCCGAGCGCCTCGCGACCGCGCCGCCGATCGGCGAGGAGCGCGGCGTCGCCATCAACACCGCATCCGTCGCCGCCTATGAAGGCCAGATCGGCCAGATCGCCTATTCGGCATCGAAGGGCGGCGTCGTCGGCCTGACGCTGCCGGCTGCGCGCGACCTCGCCAGCCTCAAGATCCGCGTCAACACCATCGCGCCCGGCCTGTTCCTGACGCCGCTGCTGATGGGCCTGAACGAAGAGGCCCGCAAGAGCCTCGGCGCCCAGGTGCCGCATCCGGCCCGCCTCGGCGACGCCTCGGAATACGGCAACCTCGCGGTTCACATCGTCGAGAACCCGATGCTCAACGGCGAGACCATCCGCCTCGACGGCGCCATCCGCATGGCGCCGCGGTAGGGCGTTCTTCCCTTCTCCCCTTGTGGGAGAAGGTGGCAGCGAAGCTGCCGGATGAGGGGTTCTATCCACGAAGAAAGATCTATCGCGGAGCCAACCCCTCACCCAATCGAATGCACGGCTAATACCGGCGTAGCCCTCTCCCACAAGGGGAGAGGGCAGCAATGAGCGCCGCAACTCGCGGATGCAGGGAGCGCCTCGTGACTCAACCGCTGCTGATCGCACATCATGACGGGGCCGATTGGGTCACCCTCAATCGCCCGGACAGCCTCAACGCGCTCGATCCTTCGTTGATCGACGCATTGAACACCTATTTCGAAGGCCTGCAACGCAACCGTTCCACCCGCGTCGTGGTGCTGAAGGGCGCCGGCGCCTCGTTCTGCGCCGGGCTCGATCTGAAGCACGCGATGAAACGCCGCGCCGGCCAGCAGGAGCCGCCCGGCGTCACCGAGTCATTGGACTCGCAGCGGCGCATCGCCGACATCGTGATGCTGATGCGGCGTTGCCCGCAGCCGATCATCGCGCTGATCCAGGGTGCGGCCGCCGGCGGCGGTTTTGCGCTGGCGCTTGCCGCCGACATCCGCATCGCCACCCGATCGGCGCGGATGAACTGCGCCTTCATCAAGCTCGGTCTCGGCGGCTGCGACATCGGCACCTCCTACTTCCTGCCGCGCCTCGTCGGCGTGTCGATCGCGTCCGAATTGATTCTCACCGGCCGCTTCATCGGCGCCGAGCGCGCGCTCGCGGTCGGTCTCGTTTCTGAAGTGGTTGAGGAAGGCGGGCTCGATGCCGCGGCCGAGCCTTACGTCGATGCGATGATAACGGCCTCGCCGGTGGGCTTAAGGCTCTCCAAGGAATGCCTCAACATGAGCGTTGATGCCGGCTCGATCGAAGCCGTGATCGCGATGGAAGACCGCAATCAGGTGTTGTGCAGCCGTTCCGAAGAATTCAGCGAAGGCATCAGGGCCTTCCTTGAGAAACGAAAGCCTGTCTATATCAGGCGATGACGACAAGATCCGCAAAGGACCGAATTCCGGGAGACGCAATATGGGTGGGAGTGCAGCGAAGGTGCTGACAAAGCCGGCCTTCCGCAAGATCGAGTGGCTGCCGCGCGACATCGCGGTCGAGCGTCGTCCTGATGGCGTCGTCATCCTGAAGTCGCGCATTCCGCTGCAGCCTTACGAGAAGCACATTCCGGCGTCGCTCGCGAAATGGGCGAGCGAGGCGCCCGAGCGTATCTGGCTGGCGCAGCGTGGCGGCGCCGACCGGCAATGGCGGAAAGTTTCCTACGGCGAAGCCAAGCGCATCGTCGACGGTCTGACGCAGGGCTTGCTCAATCTCGGCCTCGGCGAGGGCCGTCCCGTCGCAATCCTCTCCGGC encodes the following:
- a CDS encoding SDR family NAD(P)-dependent oxidoreductase translates to MQLQDVAVLITGGGSGLGAATARAMAAKGAKIGVIDQNKENAEKVAVEVKGIALHADVTDEEAIKAAIAKAEAAHGIARVLMNCAGIGGSQRVVGKDGVYPLAKFVRIINVNLIGTFNVLRLFAERLATAPPIGEERGVAINTASVAAYEGQIGQIAYSASKGGVVGLTLPAARDLASLKIRVNTIAPGLFLTPLLMGLNEEARKSLGAQVPHPARLGDASEYGNLAVHIVENPMLNGETIRLDGAIRMAPR
- a CDS encoding enoyl-CoA hydratase/isomerase family protein translates to MTQPLLIAHHDGADWVTLNRPDSLNALDPSLIDALNTYFEGLQRNRSTRVVVLKGAGASFCAGLDLKHAMKRRAGQQEPPGVTESLDSQRRIADIVMLMRRCPQPIIALIQGAAAGGGFALALAADIRIATRSARMNCAFIKLGLGGCDIGTSYFLPRLVGVSIASELILTGRFIGAERALAVGLVSEVVEEGGLDAAAEPYVDAMITASPVGLRLSKECLNMSVDAGSIEAVIAMEDRNQVLCSRSEEFSEGIRAFLEKRKPVYIRR
- a CDS encoding TetR family transcriptional regulator — encoded protein: MRSPLNTSVPTRLANGKNTTAEKLLVAASELMIERASIEVSLSDIAQKSGVNAALVKYHFGNKDGLLLALLARDAATEMSQLEYLISQPITPTAKLRLHIGGIIRAYHQFPYMNRLIHYLLHESSAEAADEVSQFFVAPLLNFHRRLLAEGVKAGEFRDIDPVLFYTSLIGACDHLFFGRHAMSRATGVGPVTDEVCRDYIKHMEALIFGGMLNGKEKGAAAG
- a CDS encoding acetyl-CoA C-acetyltransferase, producing MAEAYIVAAARTAGGRKGGRLAGWHPADLAASVLNSLVDRSGVDPAQIEDVIMGCVMQAGEQSNNIARNAVMASKLPESVPATSVDRQCGSSQQALHFAAQAVMAGSMDIVIAAGVESMTRVPMGLASSLPAKNGFGHYKSPGIEQKYPNIVFSQFTGAEMMAEKYGLSKDQLDEYSYNSHQRAIAATQGGKFKDEIVPLQITRADNSTDTHHIDEGIRFDASLDGIKGVKLIAENGKHTAASASQICDGASGVMVVNEKGLKSLGVKPLARIHHMTMMGGDPVIMLDAPLHATKRALEKAGMSINDIDLFEVNEAFAAVPVAWLKTTGADPSRLNVNGGAIALGHPLGGSGTKLMTTLVNALKQNNKRYGLQTMCEGGGMANVTIVERL
- a CDS encoding acyl-CoA synthetase, with protein sequence MTHPSVYARTQPNKIAYQMAATGKAITYRELDELSNQGAHLFRSLGLKAGDHIAFLMENRLAFMEICWAAQRAGLYYTAISRYLTEEEIAYIVKDCGAKVFITTPQCADKVTGLIKGEPGEPLFFMVDEPAPGFRSFDREAIAMPVTPIADEVAGYDMLYSSGTTGRPKGIKKEFEGKAIDVPNPLLKILCADMCGMNSDSIYLSPAPLYHAAPLRFNMMAITLGGTSIIMEHFDAEEFLKLVGKYKVTQSQLVPTMFVRMLKLPDEVRARYDVSTLKGAIHAAAPCPVDVKAKMIEWWGPILIEYYAGSEGNGVTVSTSQQWLTHRGTVGRAVVGKVKILDENDEERPTGEIGTVYFADAPAFAYHNDPEKTKKAYNDKGWSTLGDVGYLDDEGYLYLTDRKSYMIISGGVNIYPQETEDVLITHPAVSDVAVFGVPNEEMGEEVKAVVQPHDMTKAGKALEVELIAFCRKHLSPIKCPKSIDFEAELPRTPTGKLVKRHLRDRYWPKPAAKA